In [Phormidium] sp. ETS-05, the genomic window ACAATTACCTTCTAACCGGCAACTGCTCACCGCCGGATTTCCCAACGTCCTAGTAATCATTCTCCCCGATAACGGCGCTGCTGCGGCCAAAGCCAACGACGAAACCGTAAAAAATCCCGTTGAAGCCGCTATGCAGCAAGCCAAACAAACCCTGTTAGAAGAATGGATGAAACTGGGCAAACAAGTCCTCACCGACTTGCAAAAAGACAAAGAAATCTGGATGCGCGGATTAAACCCCCACACTTGGGATGATTGGTTAAAAGCCCAATGGCAAGTTTACTGGACAGCCCTACCCATTGGCGACAATGAAAGCAACCTGCACCAGTCACCGCGCCAAAAGACCCAATATGAAGAGTGGCAGCAAAAGCAAAATGAACTCGCCCGCCCTCAAGAAAATTTATTTGTCGAACCAGAGGCAAAATTTCTGAAGGCAAGTTATGACGAATCAATACGAGAAGATTGGCCAAAACGCCACCAATCTCCTCGGCGTCCGCCTAACCTTAACGTCGGCTCCTGGTGGGCCAGCATCTTCGACCAAACCCGTTTCGCACTTAATGCGGTGAAAAACGCCCGTACCTGGGAAATCCCCACCGCATTCGGCCCCCGTTCCACCATCTCCGGGCTCGGTCCCGTAGTTCATCCAGGGCAACCGGGCAACGATTGGATTACCGAAGGCGATACCGCCAATTTCTGGGCCAACCAAGCGGGAATGTTTGATGGCATTGAAGAACTCAACGCCAGCGAAGTCCTTAAACGGGGATTGCACAAGATATTAACCGAAGTTCTCTTCCCCAAACCATCAGAAAACCGAGAAAAAGCCCTCAATCCCCAAGAGCCGATTCGCTTAGACCTATTTTATCCCGATTTAAGCTCTGGCGTTGCCGGTTGGTTGCGGCAAATGGAATCACAAAACAACCAAAACGCCATTGTTTACTATGAGCAAGTTGCCCTAGAAATTCAGGAGCGTTTCCCCTGGGCAAAAACAGCCGCTAACCAACCTTGGGGCATACCTTGGATAGCCAGCAATGATTTTCAATTGCCTAATCCCCGGCTGCTGAATGCGGGGTGGTTGATTGAAGATTTCTCAGCCGCCAATCCCCACACCAGACAACTGCTCACCGTTCAGGAAAAACGCACCCGCACTCAAGAAGAATTGCGGCAAGTGCGGGAATTTATCTCCCAGAAATTTGCCCCCGGAAACAACCCCACCGACTGGTACATATTAGCCGCAGGCGATGGGGATGGGATGAGTAACTGGCTCAAAGGTGAGCCTTTGGAAGCATACGAAAACTATCTCCCCGAAGCTCTCCGCCGCAAATTAGACAGGCTCCCAGAAGCCTTGTGGCAGCCATTCCAAGACTTTATCAAACTGAAAAAACGCATGGGGCCTGCTACCCATAGCGCCCTCAGTCGTGCCCTCCTGGACTTTTCTAATCAATTAGTCCCCTACCTCACCGAGGAACGTTATGCGGGACGATTGATATATGGTGGCGGTGACGACGTACTCGCCTACACCAACCTGTGGGAATGGGATAGCTGGTTATGGGATATTCGCCAATGCTTCAAAGGTGCCAATGACCCCCAAGGTGAATTTATCAGCAAAGGGGATTACTGGCGCTGGGAAGGTGGGGAATTGCCGAAAAACCTCTCAGAACGACCCCTATTTACAATGGGCAGCAAAGCCACTATCAGCTTCGGTATCACGATCGCTCACCATTCCGTGCCAATGGCGATCGCTTTAGAAAACCTCTGGGATGCGGAAAATGGCGCCAAAAAGCATAAAAGCCGGGATGGCGGCAAAAAAGACAAAAACGCCGTGCAAGTGCGCGTCCTTTATGGTAATGGCAACACCCTCAAAGCTACGGCTAAGTTTGACGTATTCAACCAGTGGCGGGATTTGGTGAATATTGGCGGAGTGGAAAGCGCCATTTTCGAGCAAGCCGCCGAAATTTGGGGCCAACATCCAGCCCCAGTAGTTGGAGCCATTCCCCCTTGGACCGTGGCATTTTGCAGCCGTCGGGAAGCCATCAAAAATGACCAAGAAAAGCAGCAGCAGTTTCAGGAGAAATTGCAGGCGTTTATCGGGGGGTTGTATCAAACCACCGAAACCAAACAGCAACTAGCCGAAATCCAAAACTGGCTGAAATTGGCAGCATTCGTACTGCGCAACCGCGACATCAAAATCGGAGGTAACAGCTAATTATGTATTGGTACACCATCACACCCCTGGATGTGTTGCTTTTCCGGGATGCCAAACCCTTTACTCCCGGAGAAAGAGCCTGGGCTGGCAGCGTATTTCCCCCAACGGACATACTATTGCTGGGGCCTTACGTGGTATGCTAAGGGAGAAAAAAGATTTGCAAATCACCGGCCCTTTTTTCTGCCGCCAAGACCAGAAAGAAACAACTCTTTATTTCCCCGCTCCTTTGGGTTTTTTCGATTTGCTTCCCTTAGTACCTTTGGCTTGGGAGAAAGACTCCCACCTGCACCAAGCCTTGTGGGATAAGCGGCAACCCTCCCCCCTGGTCCAACCGGCAAATGCTTCCAGACCCAATAATAAGCAAGCATCATCTAAGGATAAAGATTCCCGGCAATACTTGCCATGTGAGGTAGTGAAAAAATACCTCCAAACTGGAAGTATTGACAAAAAAGACTGGGAGCCGGAAAATGAAGAGGAAAAGGAACCTTGGCTGACGGAAACTCGCCCCCACAATGCCATCCAACCCGGGACGCGCCAAGTGAAAGATGCTGATGGATATTTTGTGGAAAATGCCATCCGTCTCTGCAACAGTTGGAGTTTGGCTGTTGGCGTTGACTGCGAGATAGATATGGGGATAATTCAACTGGGGGGTGAAGGCCATCGGGCTATCTTGCGTCCCTGCGACTCCCTCAAAACCCAGTGGGAAGAGCTGACCAAATTATCGGATGATAATTTCCAGAAAGGCGGTAAGTGTATTGCTTATCTCGTGACTCCTGGGGTGTTTGAACGCACTCGCCAACAGGAAAAGCCGGGTGATAAACAAGCTGTTTGCCGAGCTTGGCCCTGGGAGTGGAATTTGGCGGAGCCGGTTAATGAGAATCAGAAAAAGGGGCCATTGGTCAGCGTGGCGACGGCGAAAGCGGTTCCTATTAGTGGCCGCATTCGGGACACAAAAAATAGTGATAAAAATTCCGCCTCAACTAAATACCGGCCAAGTATTCCCGCTCCCCAAGTGTTCGCGGCGGCTCCGGGTAGTCTCTATTATCTGAACGAGCCTGCAACTTTGTTTCAGGATACGGCTCCAAAAGAGCATCGCGTCCGGCGATGGCGGCAGTTGGGTTACTCGCAACTGTTATGGATTTCTTACCAGGATAAAACTCAAGGAGAAACAAAATGACTGATTTAGTTTACCTGTATTTGTTGGCGCCCTTGCACACTGGCGGCACTACCCAAGAGGGCAACTTACTGGGGATTGCCCGGGAGTCTCACACCAATTTGCCCTATATTCCTTCTAGTACGATTCGGGGCCGGTTGCGGGCCAGTGTGGGTACAAGTATTGAAAACCGCATCAAGCGCGTGCAGCTATTTGGACCGGATTTAAAAGACACGCAAGATTCGGATTTTATCGAATATTATGAGATGGAAACTGACAAACGGCTGACGCAACTGGAGCAAGGCAATGTTTGGGTGGGGGATGGCTCGATTTTGTGGGTGCCCGTGCCATCTCTGAGTCATGGGGTGGTTTGGGTGAGCAGTCCCCTGCTGCTCAAACGTTGGGCGCGGTTTAATTCCGCAGTAGCCAATCAGATTCCGGCTCCTTATAGCACCAGTTTGCAGACTAATGCTCTGGTTTATCTCAAAGATGCGATTCTCAAACAGGGAGATTTAAAAGCCTGGTCAGATTGGCAAAATTTCGTGCCGCAAAATTCTGACGCGGTGGCTATTGATAAAGTGCTGGTGTTGCCAGACCAACATTGTGCCACTTTGATTCAGATGTGTTTGTGGCGACAGGTGAAGGTGAAGCTAGACGAGCATAAATCGGTAGAAGGTGGTTTCCGCTATGAGGAAGCGATTCCCCCAGATGCTCTGATGTATTTCCCTTGGGGTATTACGTCTCAGGCGAATGGAAGTTCGCAAAAAGCCCGCAATGATTTTGCTCAGTTACTGGCGGGACATGAAATCCTGCAAATTGGCGGCCAGGAAAGTCTGGGACGCGGGTTTGTGCAGCAATGGTTGGCCCAATAATACAAATAATCGGGAGGTATATTGATGAGTTTCGACCCACGCACGCTTGGCACTCCGGTTTATGAGGCTCTTTCTGATTTGCGCGCTACAACTACTGATGACACGCGCCTGAGAGAGCAAAAAAAACAAGCGGTTGAACTTTACACCTATTTGTCCACTTGGGGGATGATGCGCCTCAAGGCGGAAGAAATGGCTCTGAGTCAAGAAGGGAAAAAGGATGTGGTGAGGAAGTATTTTTCCTGCCTCCAGCAGCTATCGGGGGTGAATAACCTCAATAGTTCTAACGGTTTGGATAAGCTCAAAAACCTGAAATCCGATGAGTATTTGGGGCTGACGGGTTTGGGACTGGCTTTAGCGCAAGAGTTCAGTTTCTGGGCGACTGCGGTTTATCACGATGTTTCTGGAGAGGCTTAAATCTATGCCAACATATGGAACAAGCGGTGGCGGTGGTGGTGAAAAACCACCCTCACCCTGGCTAATAGATGGTAGTAGTGAACCGCGACCCCATCAAACCGCCAGTTTTGTGGAGTATCTGCGGTGGATGCGATCGCCTGACCATGAATACAAAGACCCCACCAAAGTGCAAATTCTCCAAAAAGCTGAGGAAGGGGCAAAACACTATGACAACCGTCTGGAACAACTGAACAAACGCACCAAACTCCTCGCCGGTGAGGGCAACAGCTTCCCGGTCAAATGTGCTTGGCGCATCCGTGTTGGCGGTCATCGCGGCCCGGAAAGCATCCTCCTCCCTGCTTTCGATGCTTTGGGGATGCCTTATATTCCTTCATCCACTTTGCGGGGTGTTGCCCGTACCCAGGCCATTCGGGACATAATGGCCAAAGATAAGTTGTCCTGGAAAGAGGCAGAAAAGCGGGTGGCTCCCTGGTTTGGCTCTTTGGAAGCTGCCAAACCGGGCGATCGGGCGGGCAAAGTCGTCTTTTTCGACGCCTATCCTATTCCCGGACAAGTAGGTTTAGCCGTCGATATGGCTAACAACATTTGGAGCTGGGACGGCAACTCCCTCAAATACAGCCCCAACCCCAACGTCTTTTTCTCCCTGAAAGAACCCACCTTTTTAATTGGGGTGCGCCTTGCCAGCGGCTGCAACGATACAAAGGTGTTAAACCAGGTCACACAGTGGCTGAAAAAGGGACTGCAAGCCGGTATCGGCTCTCAAGTCAACACCGGTTATGGCGAGTTGATGCTCGCTGGTGCAGGCAAACCCGAAGACGAGTTTTTCCGCGTCGGGTTTACTTTAAAAGGGCAGCTCATCCACGGAGGGCAGAAATTTGTCAAGTCCAGCCAGCCTTACGAGAAAGACTATAACGGTCATTTCAAAACTGACAGGAATGGCAAACTGAAACCAGATACAAGACCCGATGCAGAAGTGCGTCCCGTAGCCTTTAAATCCATGTTGCGCTACTGGTTCCGGGCTTTTGCTTTAGGAGTTTTGTCACTGGAGGAAGTGAAGAAATGGGAACGACAGCTTTTCGGTGCCATTAATCCCAGCAAAACCCTTGGCTGGGTGCGGTTTGAAATCTTAGATGGCAAAGTCACTCAAAAAGAACCTGAGCCTAAAGAGGAGGGGAGAAATAGACTATGTGGCGCTCAAAAGGGCGTTTTGACCATTGCCTATTCTGGAGAAGCTCCCGCCAGTCAGCATAAATCCCTGAAAAAACTGTTTGAAGCTCTGACCTGGATGATGTTTCATCTCGGCGGTATCGGACAGGGAGCGCGGCGGCCCTGCTATTCGCGCAACAATCGCGATCGCGCTCCTTGGTGGCGGGGTTCCACTTTGTATCCAGAAAAGGGAGATGAATTTTGGAAACTGCCTGATAGTCCCCAGGAATTTCAGGAGCTATTTCAGCAGCGGTTGGGGGGTTTCTATGCTGCTTTGGGTGAGTTGAAAGGCGGCTCAACTATTAACAGGAAAAAACCCAACAAGGTGGGAACCGTCAACGCCAGTACCTGGACTGAAGCTGTGGATGCTAACTGCTGCATTCTGGTTTGCAGTGGTAATGAAAAATCCAACAAACCCTATGCCTTGGCTGTCTTGCACAGCGACGATTTAAAGGTGGGGGGAAATTACGATGGCAATCTCTGCGGCAAAGTCAGCGGCGGAGTCAAACCATCGCCCGTCTGGATTGCGGATTTAGGCAAATATCAAGTTGTCACGGTTTTTGGGGCAACTCAAGACCCCCGCAAGAAGTTTGTGCAGAATTTGAAAGACAAGGCTAAGTCCCACGCTCAAATCTGGCCGTTCTAGATTAGCAAATTCCCCAGGGACACGGCAATACCGTGTCCCCACCCCAATCAACTAATCAACCAATCAACACCTATGGCAAGCATCTTTCTTTCTTTCGTCGGCAGCCAAGACCCCACCTCCGGCAATACTAATGAGGAAGGCTCTATAATCTCCCTCACAAGAGAACTGAAAAAACAGCAATACTCAATTCGCCGCTTTCTTCTCCTGTACACTGAAGACTTAACCGATAAAGCCGAAGAAACTAAATTTTGGCTCGAATCTGAGTTAAATATTTCCCCAGACATCATCGAACTAATGCCAGTTTCCCCGGGGTTTACCCAAGACCCGGTAAATGTGCTATTAGCCACCCAAGAAGCTCACAAAGCTCTGAATAAAGCAGCAGCCTATATGAGCGACCATGACCGCTTGGAGTTTAATGGTTCATCCGGTACTCCGGTGATGAAAACTGCTTGGACTATCTTGCAGGCGGCGGGTTATGCACCCCATAGCTCCGTGTGGCAAGTGCGCAACCCCAAGCAAATGCAGGCGGGGCAATCTAGGGTTTTTCAAACTAATTTGGACACTTTAAAAAATGAATTTGATTTTAAGGTTGTCAAACAGCAAATTGAGGATTATAATTATAGTGGCGCTTTAGTCACTTTGGCAGACAGCAATTTATCCACTGGGTTAATTTTGGCGCTGGTCAAATATGGCAAATATCGTCTAGCTTTTGACTTCGATAAGGCTTATAATGCGCTGCGAGAGTTCGCCAACAATGTGGATAGTCAATTTTTGTCGGAAATCGGGAGTTTGCGACAGAAAAATCCCTGGGCGTTGCTGAAAGAGCTTTATTTCAAAATTCTGATTAATCAAAAAAAT contains:
- the cas10 gene encoding type III-B CRISPR-associated protein Cas10/Cmr2, whose amino-acid sequence is MSEFWKAKIWGLLHDPALKALYTGSSRGEEGAWSELDCMQGWVSPKQKSFKDSPLSDQWLRHVGLCDLIASASDRAAIGRLPTPDSAIDYNAEGVEIRHLLSGASQTLKLGAWHEHLTSQGSAKWLKGVETSLIPETIRTCTDARKVYWWFWRCYPEILSQGLDRDTHIPNEPCLPLLPADTRIPDASVWSHTTMTSALAGSLAGYYPDADAYPKKRSRKNKDYYQSHPHVASFSFSPVQELIKASRKMRDFWAGSWLLHYLSAKVSWALAWKYGPDSLLYPCLYAQPLIDLWLLQEYPDFSQWIQLPSNRQLLTAGFPNVLVIILPDNGAAAAKANDETVKNPVEAAMQQAKQTLLEEWMKLGKQVLTDLQKDKEIWMRGLNPHTWDDWLKAQWQVYWTALPIGDNESNLHQSPRQKTQYEEWQQKQNELARPQENLFVEPEAKFLKASYDESIREDWPKRHQSPRRPPNLNVGSWWASIFDQTRFALNAVKNARTWEIPTAFGPRSTISGLGPVVHPGQPGNDWITEGDTANFWANQAGMFDGIEELNASEVLKRGLHKILTEVLFPKPSENREKALNPQEPIRLDLFYPDLSSGVAGWLRQMESQNNQNAIVYYEQVALEIQERFPWAKTAANQPWGIPWIASNDFQLPNPRLLNAGWLIEDFSAANPHTRQLLTVQEKRTRTQEELRQVREFISQKFAPGNNPTDWYILAAGDGDGMSNWLKGEPLEAYENYLPEALRRKLDRLPEALWQPFQDFIKLKKRMGPATHSALSRALLDFSNQLVPYLTEERYAGRLIYGGGDDVLAYTNLWEWDSWLWDIRQCFKGANDPQGEFISKGDYWRWEGGELPKNLSERPLFTMGSKATISFGITIAHHSVPMAIALENLWDAENGAKKHKSRDGGKKDKNAVQVRVLYGNGNTLKATAKFDVFNQWRDLVNIGGVESAIFEQAAEIWGQHPAPVVGAIPPWTVAFCSRREAIKNDQEKQQQFQEKLQAFIGGLYQTTETKQQLAEIQNWLKLAAFVLRNRDIKIGGNS
- the cmr4 gene encoding type III-B CRISPR module RAMP protein Cmr4, which encodes MTDLVYLYLLAPLHTGGTTQEGNLLGIARESHTNLPYIPSSTIRGRLRASVGTSIENRIKRVQLFGPDLKDTQDSDFIEYYEMETDKRLTQLEQGNVWVGDGSILWVPVPSLSHGVVWVSSPLLLKRWARFNSAVANQIPAPYSTSLQTNALVYLKDAILKQGDLKAWSDWQNFVPQNSDAVAIDKVLVLPDQHCATLIQMCLWRQVKVKLDEHKSVEGGFRYEEAIPPDALMYFPWGITSQANGSSQKARNDFAQLLAGHEILQIGGQESLGRGFVQQWLAQ
- a CDS encoding RAMP superfamily CRISPR-associated protein; the encoded protein is MPTYGTSGGGGGEKPPSPWLIDGSSEPRPHQTASFVEYLRWMRSPDHEYKDPTKVQILQKAEEGAKHYDNRLEQLNKRTKLLAGEGNSFPVKCAWRIRVGGHRGPESILLPAFDALGMPYIPSSTLRGVARTQAIRDIMAKDKLSWKEAEKRVAPWFGSLEAAKPGDRAGKVVFFDAYPIPGQVGLAVDMANNIWSWDGNSLKYSPNPNVFFSLKEPTFLIGVRLASGCNDTKVLNQVTQWLKKGLQAGIGSQVNTGYGELMLAGAGKPEDEFFRVGFTLKGQLIHGGQKFVKSSQPYEKDYNGHFKTDRNGKLKPDTRPDAEVRPVAFKSMLRYWFRAFALGVLSLEEVKKWERQLFGAINPSKTLGWVRFEILDGKVTQKEPEPKEEGRNRLCGAQKGVLTIAYSGEAPASQHKSLKKLFEALTWMMFHLGGIGQGARRPCYSRNNRDRAPWWRGSTLYPEKGDEFWKLPDSPQEFQELFQQRLGGFYAALGELKGGSTINRKKPNKVGTVNASTWTEAVDANCCILVCSGNEKSNKPYALAVLHSDDLKVGGNYDGNLCGKVSGGVKPSPVWIADLGKYQVVTVFGATQDPRKKFVQNLKDKAKSHAQIWPF